The following are encoded together in the Spiroplasma apis B31 genome:
- the frr gene encoding ribosome recycling factor — translation MINSLIDTTEMNMLETIESFKNYLAKVRTGRANALMLKGVMVDFYGTMTPIEQTSQISTPEPQQIVVKPYDRSQIGNIISGINKADLGLNPMSEADLIRIKIPPLTEDVRKDLVKKVFKELETFKIRVRNERRDANDKIKKDSSVPEDVKKDSENSIQKLTDKYIGLLDDLAKEKEKDLMTI, via the coding sequence ATGATAAATAGTTTAATTGATACAACAGAAATGAATATGTTAGAAACTATCGAAAGTTTCAAAAATTATTTAGCAAAAGTTAGAACAGGAAGAGCAAATGCTTTGATGTTAAAAGGTGTTATGGTTGATTTTTATGGAACTATGACTCCAATTGAACAAACATCACAAATATCAACACCAGAACCACAACAAATAGTTGTTAAACCATATGATAGAAGTCAAATTGGTAACATTATTAGTGGAATAAACAAGGCTGACCTTGGACTAAACCCAATGTCAGAAGCTGATTTAATTAGAATTAAAATTCCACCTTTAACTGAGGATGTTAGAAAAGATTTAGTAAAAAAAGTTTTTAAAGAATTAGAAACTTTCAAAATACGAGTTAGAAATGAACGTCGAGATGCTAATGATAAGATAAAAAAAGATTCTTCTGTTCCTGAAGATGTAAAAAAGGATTCAGAAAATAGCATTCAAAAGTTAACTGATAAATATATAGGACTTTTAGATGACTTGGCAAAAGAAAAAGAAAAAGACTTGATGACAATATAA
- a CDS encoding 6TM ABC transporter family protein has translation MGFKIGALVVYNNQNWVILDIQTKQISNGELSFLKIKNILTQEVLNIDSRYVREFEIKQKTQSENIGDVNIHNQSLGDTAYIKSLFDEVGEVNTNEFFDFDEHSSLETNNQNVSNFDRYIPKKDITFSEITDSSETTRLIENFQTPNSQKHFTPRRSFNTYENLNNTPVNETLTDMKNSGIWEEKMASHNSNYFSNPGQNIHVPRRTLNNSNTQETFHNNVENNRELERARENLFNSGDHNLKEQVSLENISNELLNKNLDKSQNMYDNVKSENIVDMKSSEQNLSQQKQHFIVREQQNNNHSDKTANISENYREKRMADSNFINKMNENNYETKFEEKLTVNNSSTSDNTVIKSLNKKANLYKEKHFEALETGPLNTKKLLDNFNKQKNIKDALDEKYIQDSNEKSNTLFWNNSNFDKTELNNSKIYRKFKNMSGWLITVFVIFLITPIVGLFMKIANFYINSPEHTISFEILKQIFLFQSNYNDGNLVYFIADVLIIIATPALFLVFITFSLIYWVSVGNKQYKKLAFYNFQLQSKIEVIDSIQEFNNESSLYLIKVHNDMKKIKKEIKNLKAEKKLTKHVNNIEKPYNMTH, from the coding sequence ATGGGCTTTAAAATAGGGGCGTTAGTAGTCTATAATAATCAAAATTGAGTTATTTTAGATATACAAACAAAACAAATATCAAATGGAGAGTTAAGTTTTCTGAAAATCAAAAATATATTAACACAAGAGGTTTTAAATATTGATTCAAGATATGTTAGAGAGTTTGAAATAAAACAGAAAACACAAAGTGAAAATATCGGGGACGTAAATATACATAATCAAAGTTTGGGTGATACCGCCTACATTAAATCATTATTTGATGAAGTTGGTGAGGTAAATACAAACGAGTTTTTTGATTTTGACGAACATTCTAGTTTGGAAACTAATAATCAGAATGTATCAAATTTCGATAGATATATACCCAAAAAAGACATAACCTTTTCTGAAATAACTGATTCTAGTGAAACTACTCGTTTAATTGAAAATTTTCAAACACCTAACTCTCAAAAACACTTTACTCCAAGAAGAAGTTTTAATACATATGAAAATTTGAATAATACGCCAGTAAATGAAACATTAACTGATATGAAAAATAGTGGTATTTGAGAAGAGAAAATGGCTTCACATAACTCAAATTATTTTTCTAACCCAGGTCAAAACATCCATGTTCCAAGAAGAACTTTGAATAATTCAAATACACAAGAAACTTTCCATAATAATGTAGAAAATAATCGTGAACTAGAACGGGCACGTGAAAACTTGTTCAACTCAGGTGATCATAATTTAAAAGAACAAGTTTCATTAGAAAATATATCAAATGAACTTCTAAATAAAAATCTAGATAAATCACAAAATATGTATGACAATGTGAAAAGTGAAAACATAGTTGACATGAAATCAAGTGAGCAAAACTTAAGTCAACAGAAGCAACATTTCATAGTAAGAGAACAACAAAATAATAATCATTCAGATAAGACTGCCAATATTAGTGAGAATTACAGAGAAAAACGAATGGCCGATAGTAATTTCATAAATAAAATGAATGAAAATAACTATGAGACAAAATTTGAAGAAAAATTAACAGTTAATAATAGTTCAACTTCTGACAACACCGTAATAAAAAGTTTGAATAAGAAAGCTAATTTATACAAAGAAAAACATTTTGAAGCACTTGAAACTGGACCACTTAATACAAAAAAACTCCTAGATAATTTTAATAAACAAAAAAATATAAAAGATGCTTTGGACGAGAAGTATATCCAAGATAGTAACGAAAAGAGTAATACTTTATTTTGAAATAACTCAAACTTTGATAAAACGGAGTTAAATAACTCTAAAATATACAGAAAATTTAAAAATATGTCCGGCTGATTGATTACAGTGTTTGTTATCTTCTTAATAACCCCGATAGTTGGTTTATTTATGAAGATTGCTAACTTCTATATTAATTCACCAGAGCATACTATTTCGTTTGAAATATTGAAGCAAATTTTTCTTTTTCAATCAAACTATAATGATGGTAATCTTGTATATTTTATTGCAGATGTACTTATAATTATCGCTACTCCAGCTCTATTTTTAGTCTTTATTACTTTTTCTCTAATTTATTGAGTTTCAGTTGGTAATAAGCAATATAAGAAATTAGCATTCTATAACTTTCAGTTACAATCTAAGATTGAAGTAATTGATTCTATCCAAGAGTTCAATAATGAATCGAGTTTATACTTAATTAAAGTTCATAATGATATGAAAAAAATTAAAAAAGAAATTAAGAACTTGAAAGCAGAAAAAAAATTAACAAAACACGTTAATAACATAGAAAAACCGTATAATATGACACATTAA
- a CDS encoding methylated-DNA--[protein]-cysteine S-methyltransferase, whose product MKEIRVYNYQYDNFKLKVGLIEEKIAYIGFENEDLLNWFKTDEFDIVETNEILDNKHSNLLNSFFNKEILDLDFDDLYVVGTEFQKEVWKELMTILPGSTIFCKQLAGKLKRLDSIRAVTRAVQKNPILLLIPCHRVIPYENEEYAYRAGEECKQMLLELES is encoded by the coding sequence ATGAAAGAAATACGAGTATACAATTATCAATATGATAACTTTAAACTTAAAGTTGGATTAATAGAAGAAAAAATTGCATATATCGGTTTTGAAAATGAAGATCTACTAAATTGATTTAAAACTGATGAGTTTGACATAGTTGAAACTAATGAAATTTTAGATAACAAACATTCAAATTTGCTTAATAGTTTCTTTAATAAAGAAATCTTGGATCTAGACTTTGATGATTTATATGTAGTCGGTACCGAATTCCAAAAAGAAGTATGAAAAGAATTAATGACAATTCTTCCAGGTTCGACAATTTTTTGCAAACAATTAGCTGGAAAATTAAAAAGATTGGATTCAATTAGAGCTGTTACTAGAGCTGTACAAAAAAACCCAATATTATTATTGATTCCTTGCCACCGTGTTATACCTTATGAAAATGAGGAATACGCTTATAGGGCTGGTGAAGAATGTAAACAAATGCTTTTAGAATTAGAATCTTAG
- the pyrH gene encoding UMP kinase, protein MALKFKRVLLKISGEALKGSEEIYDKDKLGDVARQVIELTNQGLQVGIVIGGGNIWRGKLAGTLELHRIEADYMGMLATIMNALAFEATLRKIGFDKVKVYSSLEIKTVTNAYNYRNAREKLDEGYVVIFAGGTGFSYFTTDTGACIRAIEIKADALLMAKNGTKGVYDSDPNTNKEAVFYDSLSHSDLVVNNLKVMDSTAATLSRDGHLEIVVFDMNGHDNIIKVAHGELEATIIK, encoded by the coding sequence ATGGCATTAAAATTTAAAAGAGTTTTATTGAAAATCTCGGGCGAGGCTTTAAAAGGGTCTGAAGAAATTTATGATAAGGATAAACTTGGTGATGTTGCCCGACAGGTTATAGAATTAACCAACCAAGGTCTACAAGTAGGAATAGTTATTGGTGGAGGAAATATTTGAAGGGGTAAATTAGCAGGTACCCTTGAGTTGCATAGAATTGAAGCTGACTATATGGGTATGTTAGCTACTATTATGAATGCTTTAGCATTTGAAGCAACCTTAAGAAAAATTGGATTTGATAAAGTTAAAGTTTACTCTTCACTTGAAATCAAAACAGTTACAAATGCTTACAATTATAGAAATGCTAGAGAGAAATTAGACGAAGGCTACGTTGTTATTTTTGCTGGTGGAACAGGGTTCAGTTACTTTACAACTGATACTGGAGCTTGTATTAGAGCAATCGAAATAAAAGCCGATGCTTTACTAATGGCTAAAAATGGTACTAAGGGAGTTTATGATTCTGATCCTAACACTAACAAAGAAGCAGTTTTTTATGACTCATTAAGTCATAGCGATTTAGTAGTAAACAATTTAAAGGTTATGGACTCAACTGCTGCAACTTTATCAAGAGATGGACATCTTGAAATTGTAGTTTTCGATATGAATGGACATGATAATATCATCAAAGTTGCTCATGGAGAATTAGAAGCCACTATTATTAAATAA